One Acinetobacter colistiniresistens DNA segment encodes these proteins:
- the lipB gene encoding lipoyl(octanoyl) transferase LipB, translated as MSVAKPTLIIRCFKDLQDYTTRFEAMKDFTTYRDENTPDEVWLLQHQDVLTQGQAGKAEHILMHSHLPVVHTDRGGQVTWHGKGQLVAYFLFDLNRLKWHVRTLVSFAEQAMIDLLKQYNIDAYAKPDAPGVYVDERKIGSLGFKIRRGRSYHGLALNIDCDLTGFQTINPCGYAGLEMVRLQDLLQDYPSFEQLCTDFIGYLKDTQLFNDPIVKSE; from the coding sequence ATGAGCGTTGCAAAACCGACTTTAATCATTCGCTGTTTTAAAGATCTACAAGATTACACGACTCGTTTTGAAGCCATGAAAGACTTCACAACCTATCGTGATGAAAACACCCCTGATGAAGTTTGGCTGCTACAACATCAAGATGTCTTGACCCAAGGACAGGCAGGTAAAGCAGAGCATATTCTGATGCACAGTCATTTACCGGTTGTACACACCGATCGTGGTGGGCAGGTCACATGGCATGGCAAAGGTCAATTGGTTGCCTATTTCCTGTTCGACCTGAATCGCTTGAAATGGCATGTCCGCACCTTGGTTAGTTTTGCAGAACAAGCCATGATTGATCTGCTCAAACAATACAATATCGATGCCTATGCCAAACCTGATGCACCGGGCGTGTATGTGGATGAACGCAAAATCGGTTCCTTAGGTTTTAAAATCCGTCGTGGTCGTAGTTATCATGGCCTTGCCCTGAATATTGACTGTGACCTCACTGGCTTTCAAACCATCAATCCATGCGGTTACGCAGGCTTGGAAATGGTGCGTTTACAAGACTTACTGCAAGATTACCCAAGCTTCGAACAACTGTGTACGGATTTTATTGGCTATTTAAAAGATACACAGCTCTTTAATGACCCTATAGTCAAATCTGAATAA
- a CDS encoding YbeD family protein — protein MLDRTPSRELQEHLWVFPMDYPIKLIGNAGDELRVAVVDILQKHFPEFDGDTVKVQPSRTGKYHSLTAQLRFEELEQVHALYADLAACPLIKTAL, from the coding sequence ATGTTAGACCGCACTCCTTCTCGTGAATTACAAGAACATCTTTGGGTTTTCCCAATGGACTATCCAATCAAATTGATTGGTAATGCAGGGGATGAACTTCGAGTGGCTGTTGTTGATATTTTGCAGAAGCACTTCCCAGAATTTGATGGCGACACTGTAAAAGTTCAGCCTTCACGTACAGGTAAATACCACTCTTTAACCGCACAATTGCGCTTCGAAGAGTTAGAACAAGTTCATGCCTTATATGCTGATCTTGCAGCCTGTCCTTTAATTAAGACAGCGCTTTAA
- the rpoD gene encoding RNA polymerase sigma factor RpoD has protein sequence MSDMNSPTSQVAALISRGKEQGYLTYAEVNDHLPDSITESEQIEDIIQMLQDVGIPVHERAPETDDTMFGESTEAADEVAEEEAAAVLASVESEPGRTTDPVRMYMREMGTVELLTREGEISIAKRIEEGIRDVLHSIAYWPNAVEVVLQEYNDFLTGERRLADILSGYLDPETDEDIPEVLEEEAEIEEEDSSSSKGKDVKLDDDDEEEESEGDDDSEGDSGPDPEVAKVRFSELEAAWNETKSVVAKHGRNSEEAKAALEALAAVFMMFKFTPRLFDIISEMIRGTHEQIRSNEREIMRYAVRRGRMDRNQFRTTFPEQESNPAWLDEQIAKAPAETKAHLEKVRPDVLAFQQKIADIEKDLGLNVKDIKDISKRMAVGEAKARRAKKEMVEANLRLVISIAKKYTNRGLQFLDLIQEGNIGLMKAVDKFEYRRGYKFSTYATWWIRQAITRSIADQARTIRIPVHMIETINKINRVSRQLLQEMGREPTPEELGERLEMDEVKVRKVLKIAKEPISMETPIGDDEDSHLGDFIEDSNITSPVDAATSEGLKEATREVLENLTEREAKVLKMRFGIDMPTDHTLEEVGKQFDVTRERIRQIEAKALRKLRHPSRSEHLRSFLEND, from the coding sequence ATGAGCGATATGAATTCCCCTACTTCGCAAGTAGCGGCTCTGATTAGCCGAGGCAAAGAACAAGGTTATTTAACTTACGCTGAGGTTAACGATCATCTACCAGACTCAATTACGGAAAGTGAGCAGATTGAAGACATCATCCAGATGCTTCAAGACGTTGGTATTCCAGTGCATGAACGTGCGCCTGAAACTGACGACACCATGTTTGGTGAATCAACTGAAGCAGCGGATGAAGTTGCCGAAGAAGAAGCTGCTGCCGTATTAGCATCGGTTGAAAGTGAGCCTGGTCGTACCACAGACCCTGTACGTATGTATATGCGTGAAATGGGTACGGTTGAACTTCTTACACGTGAAGGCGAGATTAGCATTGCAAAACGTATCGAAGAAGGTATTCGTGACGTTTTACACTCGATTGCTTACTGGCCAAATGCTGTTGAAGTTGTTTTACAAGAATATAATGACTTTTTAACTGGCGAGCGTCGTCTTGCCGATATTCTCTCTGGTTATTTAGACCCAGAAACTGACGAAGATATTCCTGAAGTTCTTGAAGAAGAAGCTGAAATTGAAGAAGAAGATAGTTCTTCTTCTAAAGGCAAAGATGTCAAGCTTGATGATGACGATGAAGAAGAAGAGTCTGAAGGTGATGATGATTCTGAAGGTGATTCAGGTCCAGACCCAGAAGTTGCCAAAGTTCGCTTCTCTGAATTGGAAGCAGCTTGGAATGAAACCAAATCTGTTGTAGCAAAACATGGTCGCAATAGCGAAGAAGCAAAAGCTGCCCTTGAAGCACTTGCTGCCGTATTTATGATGTTCAAATTCACGCCACGTTTATTTGACATCATTTCAGAAATGATTCGTGGTACACATGAGCAAATCCGTTCAAATGAACGTGAAATCATGCGTTATGCAGTGCGTCGTGGCCGTATGGACCGTAACCAGTTCCGTACCACCTTCCCTGAGCAAGAATCAAATCCAGCTTGGTTAGATGAGCAAATCGCGAAAGCACCTGCTGAAACCAAAGCACATTTGGAAAAAGTTCGTCCAGACGTGTTGGCATTCCAGCAAAAGATTGCCGATATCGAAAAAGACCTTGGTTTGAACGTGAAAGATATCAAAGATATCTCTAAACGTATGGCGGTTGGTGAAGCAAAAGCTCGCCGTGCCAAGAAAGAAATGGTTGAAGCGAACTTACGTTTGGTAATTTCGATTGCGAAAAAATATACCAACCGTGGCTTACAGTTCCTTGACTTGATTCAAGAAGGTAACATCGGTTTGATGAAAGCCGTAGACAAGTTTGAATACCGTCGTGGTTATAAATTCTCGACCTATGCAACTTGGTGGATTCGTCAGGCGATCACACGTTCGATTGCGGATCAGGCACGTACTATTCGTATTCCAGTACACATGATTGAGACCATCAACAAGATCAATCGTGTCTCTCGTCAACTTCTTCAAGAAATGGGCCGTGAACCGACTCCTGAAGAATTAGGTGAGCGTCTGGAAATGGACGAAGTTAAAGTTCGTAAAGTACTTAAAATCGCAAAAGAACCGATTTCGATGGAAACACCGATCGGTGATGATGAAGATTCGCATCTTGGTGACTTTATTGAGGACTCAAACATCACTTCACCAGTGGATGCTGCGACCTCAGAAGGCTTAAAAGAAGCGACTCGTGAAGTACTTGAAAACTTAACTGAACGTGAAGCGAAAGTATTGAAAATGCGTTTTGGTATTGATATGCCAACCGACCATACTTTAGAGGAAGTAGGTAAACAGTTTGACGTAACACGTGAACGTATTCGTCAGATTGAAGCGAAAGCATTACGTAAGCTTCGTCACCCTTCTCGTTCAGAACACTTACGTTCATTCCTGGAAAACGACTAA